A stretch of Limanda limanda chromosome 7, fLimLim1.1, whole genome shotgun sequence DNA encodes these proteins:
- the LOC133005388 gene encoding spermatogenesis-defective protein 39 homolog produces the protein MMKSKPDEEDYWNSSKFKAFTFDDEDDEFSKLKESKRAVNSIRGLVDEDEDEDEVEKVSWSGEPVGSISWSVRETAASNQKADREPAFPKINTAPQTTGRSHWGYSLSSLFKGKTRGGTFQSFTDSLSDSSARLYAPELRKPKSEYKDYVSDWSPEETVHRMQQGQTVSLEKYRSLQDKLLLLDFSVSAHDGNVITAILIYLKRTLSKEVLFRELESRQTALRHFIHYLTETRDQKLLLELLRTLGRTEDMVLLQYKQHLGITDENKRRDFLKSCLSLAFSPEDSAHVQDHFTLLERQIVMEAADGQAERGGKSEIFQKFPRRASILNMPLITTLYYCCFYHYHEPEGTYSGALNIRHTFRVSEKQFFVTALAARAKLKAWSDVDALFTCRNWLGFTKKKSPLSFHRVVDILQKNSAPTQVLQEYVGLVEDADTRTGLAQKLKCHDIVINTYRDLKDRKLLLGYRGKVEKGSAEEKKINKLLDNPQIRWKN, from the coding sequence atgatgaagagtaaACCTGATGAGGAAGACTACTGGAACAGCTCCAAGTTCAAAGCTTTCACCTTCGACGACGAAGACGACGAATTCAGCAAACTGAAGGAGTCGAAGCGAGCGGTGAACAGCATCCGGGGACTGGTGGACGAAGACGAGGACGAAGACGAGGTGGAGAAAGTCAGCTGGAGCGGCGAGCCTGTTGGGAGTATCTCCTGGTCGGTCAGAGAGACGGCAGCGTCCAATCAGAAGGCAGATAGAGAACCAGCCTTCCCCAAAATCAACACTGCCCCACAGACGACTGGCAGGAGTCACTGGGGATACTCACTGAGTTCCCTGTTCAAAGGAAAAACCAGAGGAGGAACCTTCCAGTCCTTCACTGACTCGCTCAGCGACTCGTCGGCCAGGCTCTACGCTCCGGAGCTCCGGAAACCTAAATCTGAGTACAAGGACTATGTCAGTGATTGGTCGCCTGAGGAGACAGTTCACAGAATGCAGCAAGGACAGACGGTGTCTCTGGAGAAGTATCGGTCTCTTCAggacaaactgctgctgttggatTTCTCCGTCAGCGCTCACGATGGAAACGTTATCACGGCTATCTTGATATATTTGAAGAGGACTCTGAGTAAAGAGGTTTTGTTTCGGGAGCTGGAGTCCAGACAAACGGCTCTGAGACATTTCATCCACTATCTGACTGAAACCAGAGaccagaagctgctgctggagcttctCAGGACTCTGGGCAGGACAGAGGACATGGTGCTGCTGCAGTACAAACAGCACCTGGGCATCACAGATGAGAACAAGAGGCGGGACTTCCTGAAGAGCTGCCTCAGTCTGGCGTTTTCTCCCGAGGACTCGGCTCACGTTCAGGATCACTTCACTCTGTTGGAGCGACAGATCGTCATGGAGGCAGCAGACGGGCAGGCAGAGCGTGGAGGGAAGTCGGAAATCTTCCAGAAGTTTCCCAGAAGAGCTTCGATCCTCAACATGCCGCTGATCACAACGCTGTACTACTGCTGCTTCTACCACTACCACGAGCCGGAGGGGACGTACAGCGGTGCACTGAACATCCGTCACACCTTCAGGGTTTCAGAGAAGCAGTTCTTTGTGACGGCGCTGGCGGCGCGGGCGAAGCTGAAGGCGTGGTCGGACGTGGACGCTCTGTTCACCTGCAGGAACTGGCTCGGATTCACCAAGAAGAAATCCCCTCTCAGCTTCCATCGAGTCGTGGACATCCTGCAGAAGAACTCCGCCCCAACACAGGTACTGCAGGAGTACGTGGGCCTGGTGGAGGACGCCGACACCAGGACCGGGCTGGCTCAGAAACTGAAGTGTCACGACATCGTCATCAACACGTACCGGGACCTGAAGGACCGAAAGCTGTTGCTAGGATACCGAGGGAAGGTGGAGAAAGGTTCGGCCGAGGAGAAGAAGATCAACAAGCTGCTGGACAACCCGCAAATCCGCTGGAAGAACTGA
- the LOC133004613 gene encoding probable Bax inhibitor 1, with protein MYVFDRNIDVESISKFFQISHSTLKEVCLGLAVFMFVTGAGSYVHVFTSIFQGGLLPLLGSLGMMLWLDTTPHHTKTDKKRLAIFAGVALFLGVGLGPTTDFVIAIHPIIIVMAFLWTSVIFVCFTFSALYAKRRSYLFLGGTLISGLSLLFLLSMMNVFYGAVMMFKAHMYLGLIIMCGFVQSDTQPIEEEAESGDHDCVWHCVDLFMAVITSVRKVMAILNLDQEDKKTEKKSNPTLKEVCFSLAWALFSTGAGFYGYVILQILQVTRPSSYLHRLILIINTSCATGGSS; from the exons ATGTACGTCTTTGACCGCAACATCGACGTAGAGTCCATCTCCAAGTTCTTCCAGAT ATCTCACTCCACATTGAAGGAGGTGTGCCTCGGCCTGGCAGTTTTTATGTTCGTAACCGGCGCCGGCTCCTACGTCCACGTCTTCACGAGCATCTTCCAG GGCGGCCTGCTGCCGCTGCTCGGCTCCCTGGGCATGATGTTGTGGTTGGACACGACGCCACACCACACTAAGACGGACAAGAAGAGACTGGCCATCTTCGCAGGAGTCGCCCTCTTCTTAG GTGTTGGTCTCGGCCCCACAACGGACTTTGTCATCGCCATCCATCCGAT CATCATTGTGATGGCTTTCCTCTGGACCTCGGTGATCTTCGTCTGCTTCACCTTCAGCGCCCTGTACGCCAAGCGCAGGAGCTACCTGTTCCTCGGAG GAACCCTGATATCTGGTCTCTCCCTCCTGTTCCTGTTGTCCATGATGAATGTGTTCTATGGAGCTGTGATGATGTTCAAG GCTCACATGTACCTGGGGCTGATCATCATGTGCGGCTTCGTCCAGTCCGACACTCAACCCAtcgaggaggaggcagagagcgGAGACCATGACTGCGTCTG GCACTGTGTGGATCTGTTCATGGCGGTCATCACCTCGGTCAGGAAAGTGATGGCCATCCTCAATTTGGACCAAGAG GACAAGAAGACGGAGAAGAA ATCTAACCCCACATTGAAGGAGGTCTGCTTCAGCCTGGCCTGGGCTCTGTTTTCAACCGGCGCCGGCTTCTACGGCTACGTCATCTTACAGATCCTCCAGGTAACGAGACCCAGCAGCTACCTGCACAGGTTGATCCTCATCATCAATACTAGTTGTGCCACTGGGGGAAGTTCATAG